A section of the Verrucomicrobium sp. GAS474 genome encodes:
- a CDS encoding acetyl-CoA carboxylase carboxyltransferase subunit alpha encodes MSKPSASPKSAPAASPASASKAAPSGKTAPALAPLEFEKPVVELERMLADLKARCADHDVDLSKEIAAQEAKIAEERTRIYGKLTPWQRVQIVRHGQRPFFLDHASRLFTDFTELCGDRLYGNDRAILGGLATFEGESVLVIGQQKGRDVKENILRNFGSPHPEGYRKALRLMEMADKFNLPVLCFIDTPGAYPGLGSEERHIGEAIAVNLREMFKLRVPVIAVVLGEGGSGGALGIGIADRVLLLENAYYSVISPEGCAAILWGSASHAPKAAEALKMNAVDLLKMGLIDDVIAEPVGGAHRDWDAAAASVRAAIVKQLKQLRKLSVEQLLEERYEKFRKFGEFEEQQAAVLSRGKGRK; translated from the coding sequence ATGTCAAAGCCCTCCGCCTCCCCCAAATCGGCTCCCGCTGCCAGCCCCGCTTCCGCTTCCAAAGCCGCCCCTTCCGGTAAAACGGCTCCCGCCCTGGCCCCCCTCGAGTTCGAGAAACCGGTCGTCGAACTGGAACGGATGTTGGCCGACCTCAAGGCCCGTTGCGCCGATCACGACGTCGATCTTTCGAAGGAAATCGCCGCCCAGGAGGCGAAGATCGCCGAGGAGCGGACCCGGATCTACGGGAAGCTGACCCCCTGGCAGCGCGTCCAGATCGTCCGCCACGGGCAGCGCCCCTTCTTCCTCGACCACGCCTCCCGCCTCTTCACCGACTTCACCGAGCTCTGCGGCGACCGCCTCTACGGCAACGACCGCGCCATCCTCGGCGGCCTCGCCACCTTCGAGGGCGAGTCGGTCCTCGTCATCGGCCAGCAGAAGGGCCGCGACGTGAAGGAGAACATCCTCCGCAACTTCGGCAGCCCCCATCCCGAGGGCTACCGCAAGGCCCTCCGCCTCATGGAGATGGCCGACAAGTTCAATCTCCCCGTCCTCTGCTTCATCGACACCCCCGGCGCCTACCCCGGCCTCGGCTCCGAGGAGCGCCACATCGGCGAGGCGATCGCCGTCAACCTCCGCGAGATGTTCAAGCTCCGGGTTCCCGTCATCGCCGTCGTCCTCGGCGAGGGCGGCAGCGGCGGGGCGCTCGGCATCGGCATCGCCGACCGCGTCCTCCTGCTGGAGAACGCCTACTATTCCGTCATCTCCCCCGAGGGCTGCGCCGCGATCCTCTGGGGGTCGGCCTCCCACGCCCCGAAGGCCGCCGAGGCGCTGAAGATGAACGCCGTCGACCTCCTGAAGATGGGCCTCATCGACGACGTCATCGCCGAGCCCGTCGGCGGGGCCCACCGCGATTGGGACGCCGCCGCCGCCTCGGTCCGCGCCGCCATCGTGAAGCAGCTCAAGCAGCTGCGGAAACTCTCCGTCGAGCAACTCCTCGAGGAGCGTTACGAGAAGTTCCGCAAGTTCGGCGAGTTCGAGGAGCAGCAGGCCGCCGTCCTCTCCCGCGGCAAGGGCCGGAAGTAA
- a CDS encoding ComF family protein translates to MARLLLEVGSRVKGWGREALDLAFPPQPPPSGEEITRRIEPPFCARCGEPFPAPPSGLLPGAFLCGNCADRDWTLSWARAAWRAEGPIRDAIHDFKYRGRFHLLSTLADHLEDGFRQFAAGERWDGLVFVPLHPVRQRDRGFNQAEELCRELGKRQGLPLYPCLRRIRPTEKQAWLTRGGRLRNLTGAFAYQAPLLGINTRFDVKGLRLLLIDDVFTTGATAEACARVLRSEGVARIAALTVARA, encoded by the coding sequence ATGGCCCGCCTCCTCCTCGAAGTAGGCTCCCGGGTAAAGGGCTGGGGCCGCGAGGCCCTCGACCTCGCCTTCCCGCCCCAGCCGCCCCCCTCGGGCGAGGAGATCACCCGGCGCATCGAGCCCCCCTTCTGCGCCCGCTGCGGGGAGCCCTTTCCCGCGCCGCCCTCCGGCCTCCTTCCCGGCGCCTTCCTCTGCGGGAACTGCGCCGACCGGGACTGGACTCTCTCCTGGGCGCGGGCGGCGTGGCGGGCCGAGGGGCCGATCCGGGACGCGATCCACGATTTCAAATACCGGGGCCGGTTCCATCTTCTCTCGACCCTCGCCGATCACCTGGAGGACGGCTTCCGCCAGTTCGCCGCCGGGGAACGGTGGGACGGCCTCGTCTTCGTCCCGCTCCATCCGGTGCGGCAGCGGGACCGGGGCTTCAACCAGGCGGAGGAGCTCTGCCGGGAACTGGGAAAACGGCAGGGCCTCCCCCTCTACCCCTGCCTCCGGCGGATCCGACCGACGGAGAAGCAGGCCTGGCTGACCCGGGGCGGGCGGTTGCGGAACCTGACCGGGGCCTTCGCCTACCAGGCCCCCCTTCTAGGCATAAATACCCGGTTTGACGTAAAGGGCCTTCGTTTGCTATTGATTGACGATGTCTTCACAACCGGCGCGACTGCCGAAGCCTGCGCCCGAGTCCTCCGCTCCGAAGGCGTGGCACGCATAGCCGCCCTCACCGTGGCCCGCGCCTAG
- a CDS encoding folylpolyglutamate synthase/dihydrofolate synthase family protein: MPRYREVLQVLAARRRLGMKLGLENMEALAAALGSPHRKLRFVHLAGTNGKGSTAAFLASLLRAGGQRVGLFTSPHLLSVRERIAVDGAPIPRPAFIEGITRVTAAATAQGLEPTFFETLTALALWHFEREQVDWVVWETGLGGRLDSTNIVTPAVSIITNIGSDHASFLGDSPAKIAIEKAGIIKPSVPVVTAETEAEPLSILRRIAREKNAPLHEITPAEVAALPPLRLSGPHQRRNAACAVAAHRLLAALGLPDLPEEKAAQALAQTTWPGRFEIVRGEPEPPFVVDGAHNPEGIAAALAAWRDAFGALPFRLVYGGMSDKDHAVAARLLLPQTRETILLRATGERAAEPATLLAHFPGARLAPSLPALWPELLSHPMPTLLLGSLTLVGEALRLAGLSTLPPEEQEAEADLNELLSPLPIQTVPLDPPR; encoded by the coding sequence ATGCCTCGCTACCGGGAGGTGCTCCAGGTCCTGGCCGCCCGCCGCAGGCTCGGCATGAAGCTGGGGCTGGAGAACATGGAGGCCCTCGCCGCCGCCCTCGGCTCCCCCCACCGGAAACTCCGCTTCGTCCACCTCGCCGGGACCAACGGCAAGGGCTCGACCGCCGCCTTCCTCGCCTCTCTGCTCCGGGCGGGCGGCCAGCGCGTCGGCCTCTTCACCTCGCCCCACCTCCTTTCGGTCCGGGAGCGGATCGCCGTCGACGGCGCGCCGATCCCGCGCCCCGCCTTCATCGAGGGGATCACCCGCGTCACGGCGGCGGCGACGGCGCAGGGGCTGGAGCCGACCTTCTTCGAGACCCTCACCGCCCTCGCCCTCTGGCACTTCGAGCGGGAGCAGGTCGACTGGGTCGTCTGGGAGACCGGCCTCGGCGGGCGGCTCGACTCGACCAACATCGTCACCCCCGCCGTCTCGATCATCACGAACATCGGGAGCGACCACGCCTCCTTCCTCGGCGATTCCCCCGCCAAGATCGCCATCGAAAAGGCGGGGATCATCAAGCCCTCCGTCCCCGTCGTCACCGCCGAGACCGAGGCCGAGCCCCTCTCCATCCTCCGCCGCATCGCCCGGGAGAAGAACGCCCCGCTGCACGAGATCACCCCGGCGGAGGTCGCCGCCCTCCCGCCCCTCCGCCTCTCCGGCCCCCACCAGCGCCGCAACGCCGCCTGCGCCGTCGCCGCCCATCGCCTCCTCGCCGCCCTCGGCCTTCCCGATCTCCCTGAAGAAAAAGCCGCCCAGGCCCTCGCCCAGACGACCTGGCCCGGCCGCTTTGAGATCGTCCGCGGCGAGCCCGAGCCGCCCTTCGTCGTCGACGGCGCCCACAATCCCGAGGGGATCGCCGCCGCCCTCGCCGCCTGGCGGGACGCCTTCGGGGCCCTCCCCTTCCGCCTCGTCTACGGCGGGATGAGCGACAAGGACCACGCCGTCGCCGCCCGGCTCCTCCTGCCCCAGACGCGGGAGACGATCCTCCTCCGCGCCACGGGGGAACGGGCCGCCGAGCCCGCCACCCTCCTCGCCCACTTCCCCGGCGCCCGCCTCGCGCCCTCGCTCCCCGCGCTGTGGCCGGAGCTCCTCTCCCATCCGATGCCGACCCTCCTCCTCGGCTCCCTCACCCTTGTCGGCGAGGCCCTCCGGCTGGCCGGCCTCTCGACCCTCCCGCCCGAGGAGCAGGAGGCCGAGGCCGACCTGAACGAGCTGCTCTCCCCTCTCCCCATTCAGACCGTCCCTCTCGATCCGCCGCGCTAG
- the rplT gene encoding 50S ribosomal protein L20 encodes MARTTNAPASRERRKRVVAAAKGYRGRRSKLFRYAKDARYKAMYWSYRDRKQKKRNFRALWLTRINAACRANGITYSRFAEALKKASIEIDRKILSDLAMTEPTLFAAVIGSVKVAKV; translated from the coding sequence ATGGCACGCACCACCAATGCTCCCGCTTCGCGCGAACGTCGCAAGCGCGTCGTCGCCGCCGCGAAGGGCTATCGCGGACGCCGCAGCAAACTGTTCCGCTACGCGAAGGATGCCCGCTACAAGGCCATGTACTGGTCTTACCGGGATCGCAAGCAGAAGAAGCGGAACTTCCGCGCCCTCTGGCTCACCCGTATCAACGCGGCCTGCCGCGCCAACGGGATCACCTACAGCCGCTTTGCCGAGGCCCTCAAGAAGGCCTCCATCGAGATCGATCGCAAGATCCTCTCCGACCTGGCCATGACGGAGCCGACCCTCTTCGCCGCCGTCATCGGCTCGGTGAAGGTCGCCAAGGTCTGA
- the rpmI gene encoding 50S ribosomal protein L35: MPKAIARSKTKKAVAKRFKITATGKILTSRAGRRHLASSKNRKRMRSLGKTKVVDVTDETRIKANLPFSNRK; the protein is encoded by the coding sequence ATGCCCAAAGCCATTGCCAGAAGTAAGACGAAGAAAGCGGTCGCCAAGCGTTTCAAGATCACCGCCACCGGTAAGATCCTGACGTCCCGCGCCGGACGCCGCCACCTTGCCTCCTCCAAGAACCGGAAGCGGATGCGCAGCCTCGGCAAGACCAAGGTGGTCGACGTGACCGACGAGACCCGGATCAAGGCGAACCTCCCCTTCAGCAACCGGAAGTAA
- a CDS encoding methyl-accepting chemotaxis protein, whose translation MNDASSSKMTIAQKIICGFAILIAILIAVSATSIVISTSIRKKVELLHSTSLVRLEALDGIKQAVLTNRYLFLSHIASTNPQEMTATEARMKENSAGASERYKAYEATLTDEQDRAEYATIVDFRKRYIETRAKVMEMSQKGDKAGANAEFQATLAPLLDGYVQAVQKLSNDVQEDTRVFTDVIRRETLFSQNLMIWSTALTLVLAVVTSWLIIRSTNATLRQVAADLTEGSDQLSCVAESLSTASQSLAEGTSHQAASIEETSASLEQISALGKQNQDRTVSASDSAGRTRKAVDIGLGDVNSMAATLEEVGNTSREMETAMQAMRSSSNDIAKIIKTIDEIAFQTNILALNAAVEAARAGESGAGFAVVAEEVRALAQRSAEAAKNTSTLIESTIQRSHAGAQISEKVATTVGALLEKSALVQNRLKEIASLVQDVNGISNEVASSTSEQTTGITQISTAVHDIDTVTQKNAATSEETAAAAEELSAQAVTLRGNVLNLMALIDSSLAKRASLEGGVGSPALVGGRTGRAERHLR comes from the coding sequence ATGAATGACGCCTCCTCCTCGAAGATGACGATCGCCCAGAAGATCATCTGCGGCTTTGCCATCCTGATCGCCATCCTGATCGCCGTCTCGGCGACCAGCATCGTGATCTCGACCTCGATCCGGAAAAAGGTCGAACTCCTCCATAGCACCTCCCTCGTCCGGCTCGAAGCCCTCGACGGGATCAAACAGGCCGTCCTGACGAACCGCTACCTCTTCCTCTCCCACATCGCCTCGACCAACCCCCAGGAGATGACCGCCACCGAGGCCCGGATGAAGGAGAACAGCGCCGGGGCGAGCGAACGCTACAAGGCCTACGAGGCGACCCTGACCGACGAGCAGGACCGGGCCGAATACGCCACCATCGTCGACTTCCGGAAACGCTACATCGAGACCCGGGCAAAGGTGATGGAGATGAGCCAGAAGGGCGACAAGGCCGGGGCGAACGCCGAATTCCAGGCGACCCTGGCTCCCCTCCTCGACGGCTACGTCCAGGCCGTCCAGAAGCTTTCCAACGACGTCCAGGAGGATACCCGCGTCTTCACCGACGTCATCCGCCGGGAAACCCTCTTCTCCCAGAACCTGATGATCTGGTCGACGGCCCTCACCCTCGTCCTCGCCGTCGTCACCTCCTGGCTGATCATCCGCTCCACCAACGCCACCCTCCGGCAGGTGGCCGCCGACCTCACCGAGGGCTCCGACCAGCTCTCCTGCGTCGCGGAGAGCCTCTCCACCGCCAGCCAGTCCCTCGCCGAGGGGACGAGCCACCAGGCCGCCTCGATCGAAGAGACCAGCGCCTCCCTGGAGCAGATATCGGCCCTCGGAAAACAGAATCAGGACCGGACCGTCTCCGCCTCCGACTCGGCGGGCCGGACCCGGAAGGCCGTCGACATCGGCCTGGGGGATGTCAACTCGATGGCCGCCACCCTCGAGGAGGTCGGCAACACGAGCCGGGAGATGGAAACCGCGATGCAGGCGATGCGGAGCTCGAGCAACGACATCGCGAAGATCATCAAGACGATCGACGAGATCGCGTTCCAGACGAACATCCTCGCCCTGAACGCCGCCGTCGAGGCGGCCCGGGCCGGGGAATCGGGCGCCGGGTTCGCCGTCGTCGCCGAAGAAGTCCGCGCCCTCGCCCAGCGGAGCGCCGAGGCGGCGAAGAACACCTCGACCCTCATCGAGTCGACGATCCAGCGAAGCCACGCGGGGGCGCAGATCAGCGAGAAGGTCGCCACCACCGTCGGCGCCCTCCTGGAGAAATCGGCCCTCGTCCAGAACCGCCTCAAGGAGATCGCCTCCCTGGTCCAGGACGTGAACGGGATCAGCAACGAAGTCGCCTCCTCGACCTCCGAGCAGACCACCGGCATCACCCAGATCAGTACCGCCGTCCACGACATCGACACCGTGACCCAGAAAAACGCCGCCACCTCCGAAGAGACGGCCGCCGCCGCCGAGGAACTGAGCGCCCAAGCCGTGACCCTGCGCGGCAACGTCCTGAACCTGATGGCCCTGATCGATTCAAGCCTGGCGAAGCGGGCCTCGCTGGAAGGCGGCGTGGGAAGCCCGGCGCTGGTCGGAGGACGCACAGGCCGGGCCGAAAGACACTTACGATAA
- the thrS gene encoding threonine--tRNA ligase, translating to MNELETIRHSAAHVLATALLEIWPDAQFAAGPPVEQGFYYDVDLKHRVSPEDFPKIEEVVSRILKERQPFVREVISRADAQAMAERGELAALGPRPTPSVFKLDILKGIPEGETITLFRNAAFTDLCAGPHVPDTGGIGAFKLTHVASAYYKGDEKNPQLQRIYGTAFATQAEMDAHFAMIEEAKKRDHRKLGKELQLFTFDEDIGPGLPLWLPKGTVLIEELEKLAKETEFAANYQRVRTPHIAREKLYKTSGHLPYYAESMFPPMEMKEDESDKEPVTYYLKAMNCPHHHKLFAALPRSYRDLPLRFAEYGTCYRYEQSGELFGLMRVRAMQMNDAHIYCTAEQFAAEFQAVNEMYLKYFKIFGIEKYRMRFSTHDPEKLGQKYVDEPELWKKTEDMVRKVLIETGINYIEVPNEGAFYGPKIDVQVWSAIGREFTLATNQVDFAVPARFGLEFTTSANTKETPLCIHRAPLGTHERFIGFLIEHFAGDFPLWLAPEQVRILPVNPELNGEAESLCAELRAKGIRAAVDGSPDRLGAKIRLAQVEKTPYMVVLGKNEVANRQLSVRSRKHGDLGVIDRSAFFTRIESEISERAL from the coding sequence ATGAACGAACTTGAGACGATCCGCCATTCCGCGGCCCACGTGCTGGCGACGGCGCTCCTTGAAATCTGGCCCGACGCCCAATTCGCCGCCGGCCCCCCCGTCGAGCAGGGCTTCTATTACGACGTCGACCTGAAGCACCGCGTCAGCCCCGAGGATTTCCCGAAGATCGAGGAGGTCGTCTCCCGCATCCTGAAGGAAAGGCAGCCCTTCGTCCGCGAGGTCATCTCCCGCGCCGACGCGCAGGCGATGGCCGAGCGTGGCGAGTTGGCTGCCCTCGGGCCGCGCCCGACACCGAGCGTCTTCAAGCTCGATATCTTGAAGGGGATCCCCGAGGGCGAGACGATCACCCTCTTCCGTAACGCTGCATTCACCGACCTCTGCGCCGGGCCCCACGTCCCCGACACGGGCGGGATCGGCGCGTTCAAGCTCACCCACGTCGCCAGCGCCTACTACAAGGGCGACGAGAAGAACCCCCAGCTCCAGCGCATCTACGGGACCGCCTTCGCCACCCAGGCCGAGATGGACGCCCACTTCGCCATGATCGAGGAGGCGAAGAAGCGCGACCACCGGAAGCTCGGCAAGGAACTCCAGCTCTTCACCTTCGACGAGGACATCGGTCCCGGCCTGCCGCTCTGGCTGCCGAAGGGGACGGTCCTCATCGAGGAGCTCGAAAAGCTCGCGAAGGAGACCGAATTCGCCGCGAACTACCAGCGCGTCCGCACCCCCCACATCGCCCGGGAAAAGCTCTACAAGACGAGCGGCCACCTCCCCTATTACGCCGAGAGCATGTTCCCCCCCATGGAGATGAAGGAGGACGAGTCCGACAAGGAGCCCGTCACCTACTACCTGAAGGCGATGAACTGCCCCCATCACCACAAGCTCTTCGCCGCGCTCCCCCGCAGCTACCGCGACCTTCCCTTGCGGTTCGCCGAATACGGCACCTGCTACCGCTACGAGCAGTCGGGCGAGCTCTTCGGCCTCATGCGCGTCCGCGCCATGCAGATGAACGACGCCCACATCTACTGCACGGCGGAGCAATTCGCCGCCGAGTTTCAGGCCGTCAACGAGATGTACCTGAAATACTTCAAGATCTTCGGGATCGAGAAATACCGGATGCGCTTCTCGACCCACGACCCGGAGAAGCTCGGCCAGAAGTACGTCGATGAGCCCGAGCTCTGGAAGAAGACCGAGGACATGGTCCGCAAGGTCCTCATCGAGACCGGCATCAACTACATCGAAGTCCCGAACGAGGGGGCCTTCTACGGCCCGAAGATCGACGTCCAGGTCTGGAGCGCCATCGGCCGGGAATTCACCCTCGCCACGAACCAGGTCGACTTCGCCGTCCCCGCCCGCTTCGGCCTCGAGTTCACCACCTCGGCGAACACGAAGGAGACCCCCCTCTGCATCCACCGCGCCCCGCTGGGGACCCACGAACGGTTCATCGGCTTCCTGATCGAGCACTTCGCGGGCGACTTCCCGCTGTGGCTCGCCCCGGAGCAGGTCCGCATCCTCCCGGTGAACCCGGAGCTCAACGGCGAGGCCGAATCCCTCTGCGCCGAGCTGCGCGCGAAGGGGATCCGCGCCGCCGTCGACGGCAGCCCCGACCGCCTCGGCGCGAAGATTCGGCTTGCTCAGGTGGAGAAAACGCCTTACATGGTCGTTTTAGGCAAGAATGAGGTCGCAAACCGTCAATTATCCGTCCGTAGCCGCAAACACGGTGATCTCGGCGTGATCGACCGCTCCGCCTTCTTTACCCGGATCGAATCGGAAATCTCCGAACGCGCTCTCTGA
- the infC gene encoding translation initiation factor IF-3 yields the protein MARPPRNFNSGRFSHHTHRHNNFIRAREVFVIGSDGKPAGTFAILDALALAKREGLDLVEISPNANPPVCRITDYGKFRYEQAKKEKDSKKHGGATKVKEMQFHVNIDPHDYGIKMRRAEGFMWKGMKVKFSLYLRGRENLHKELAVELMRKVRADLLHIGIADQEPKLVGKNISMMLAPVPLQKRTRRFTSDDYEDEGGDDDVEEGNETEAHEGETPETGDGKE from the coding sequence GTGGCCCGTCCCCCCAGAAATTTCAATAGTGGTCGCTTCAGCCACCACACCCATCGGCACAACAATTTCATCCGCGCCCGCGAAGTCTTCGTGATCGGCTCGGACGGGAAGCCCGCAGGTACCTTCGCCATCCTCGACGCCCTGGCCCTGGCCAAGCGCGAGGGCCTCGACCTCGTCGAGATCTCCCCCAACGCCAATCCCCCCGTCTGCCGGATCACCGATTACGGCAAGTTCCGCTACGAGCAGGCCAAGAAGGAGAAGGACTCCAAGAAGCACGGCGGCGCGACGAAGGTGAAGGAAATGCAGTTCCACGTGAACATCGACCCGCACGACTACGGCATCAAGATGCGCCGGGCCGAGGGCTTCATGTGGAAGGGGATGAAAGTGAAGTTCTCCCTCTATCTCCGGGGCCGTGAAAACCTCCACAAGGAACTCGCCGTCGAGCTCATGCGGAAGGTCCGGGCCGACCTCCTCCACATCGGCATCGCCGACCAGGAACCGAAATTAGTTGGCAAAAACATCTCAATGATGCTAGCACCTGTCCCCCTCCAGAAACGGACACGGCGCTTCACCTCGGACGATTACGAGGACGAAGGTGGCGACGACGACGTCGAAGAGGGGAATGAGACCGAAGCCCACGAGGGGGAGACCCCCGAGACGGGCGACGGTAAGGAATAG
- a CDS encoding DUF2934 domain-containing protein, with translation MIPKEAAVEKRAHELWVEAGRPEGNGQAEAFWYKAEEELESREYGNDHPQPVSPLPETDSGSKPVMNG, from the coding sequence ATGATCCCCAAGGAAGCAGCCGTCGAGAAGCGGGCGCATGAACTGTGGGTGGAAGCGGGCCGGCCCGAGGGCAACGGTCAAGCCGAAGCCTTCTGGTACAAAGCGGAAGAGGAACTCGAATCGCGGGAATACGGGAACGACCATCCCCAGCCGGTATCGCCGCTGCCGGAGACCGACTCCGGCTCGAAGCCGGTGATGAATGGCTAG
- the accD gene encoding acetyl-CoA carboxylase, carboxyltransferase subunit beta: MIHESTEAILIPTGDSKLEIPDGLWTKCPQCKEMLYAKELTLNLEVCKHCNHHFPIGARARIASLVDPGSFTEYDDSLSPVDTLKFTGAKSYTDQIKKYQAKTGLKDAVLSGLGAIEERKVSLAVMDFSFLGGSMGSVVGEKITRAIERATAEKCPVIVVCASGGARMYEGMLSLMQMAKTSAALARHGEARLPFLAILTNPTMAGVTASFASLGDLIIAEPKAMVGFAGARVIKETTRQELPKGFQTSEFLLDRGLIDMIVGRHQLRSSIGTVLRHLQGGIGK; the protein is encoded by the coding sequence ATGATCCACGAATCGACCGAAGCCATCCTCATCCCCACGGGAGACAGCAAACTCGAGATCCCGGACGGTCTCTGGACGAAATGCCCCCAGTGCAAGGAGATGCTCTACGCGAAGGAGCTGACGCTGAACCTCGAGGTCTGCAAGCATTGCAACCACCACTTCCCGATCGGGGCCCGCGCCCGGATCGCTTCCCTCGTCGATCCCGGTTCCTTCACCGAATACGACGACTCCCTCTCCCCCGTCGACACCCTGAAGTTCACCGGGGCGAAGTCCTACACCGACCAGATCAAGAAATACCAGGCGAAGACCGGGCTGAAGGACGCCGTCCTCTCCGGCCTCGGCGCGATCGAGGAGCGCAAGGTCTCCCTCGCCGTCATGGACTTCTCCTTCCTCGGCGGGAGCATGGGCTCCGTCGTCGGGGAGAAGATCACCCGCGCCATCGAGCGGGCGACCGCCGAGAAATGCCCCGTCATCGTCGTCTGCGCCTCGGGCGGCGCGCGGATGTACGAGGGGATGCTCAGCCTCATGCAGATGGCGAAGACCAGCGCCGCCCTCGCCCGCCACGGCGAGGCCCGCCTCCCCTTCCTCGCCATCCTCACCAATCCGACGATGGCCGGGGTCACCGCCAGCTTCGCCTCCCTGGGCGACCTCATCATCGCCGAGCCGAAGGCGATGGTCGGCTTCGCCGGGGCCCGCGTCATCAAGGAGACGACCCGCCAGGAACTCCCCAAGGGCTTCCAGACCTCGGAATTCCTCCTCGACCGCGGCCTCATCGACATGATCGTCGGCCGCCACCAGCTCCGCTCCTCCATCGGCACCGTCCTCCGCCACCTCCAGGGCGGAATCGGCAAATAA
- a CDS encoding CPBP family intramembrane glutamic endopeptidase produces MRFRSSPSPALSLFGLIVFPFVAAAVLAPWVWHALHGLLHYPFPRYVNRCLMLSALLGLWLFWKGLGIGSLSETGWHRTARLGRDLGGGFFLGLATGAAALLCALLLGGQAWQADLPFLKLLGIVAGAWALAPLEELLFRGVIQRVLEKRFGIAAAIVVGSLIFALLHYLKVPSDFKPATPGIGDGFRAVGLAFTPFAGLGWCQPRLGLLVAVGLVLALARWRTGALWLPIGLHAGWIVAERAGHKLTQGLPGHWAGGDFSTNPLSFLFVAVAALVVWKWPASSSK; encoded by the coding sequence ATGCGATTCCGGTCCTCCCCTTCCCCGGCTCTCTCCCTCTTCGGCCTGATCGTCTTCCCCTTCGTGGCGGCGGCGGTCCTCGCCCCGTGGGTGTGGCATGCGCTCCACGGCCTCCTCCACTATCCCTTCCCCCGGTATGTGAACCGGTGCCTGATGCTCTCGGCGCTGCTGGGGCTCTGGCTTTTCTGGAAGGGCCTCGGCATCGGCTCGCTCTCCGAAACGGGCTGGCACCGCACCGCCCGGCTCGGCCGCGATCTGGGCGGGGGGTTCTTCCTCGGCCTCGCGACGGGGGCGGCGGCGCTCCTCTGCGCCCTCCTTCTGGGGGGGCAGGCGTGGCAGGCCGACCTTCCCTTCCTGAAGCTCCTCGGCATCGTCGCGGGAGCCTGGGCCCTCGCCCCCCTGGAAGAGCTCCTCTTCCGGGGCGTCATCCAGCGGGTTCTCGAAAAACGGTTCGGCATCGCCGCCGCGATCGTCGTCGGGAGCCTGATCTTCGCCCTTCTCCATTACCTCAAGGTCCCCTCCGATTTTAAGCCCGCCACCCCCGGCATCGGCGATGGCTTCCGGGCGGTCGGCCTCGCCTTCACCCCCTTCGCGGGCCTCGGGTGGTGCCAGCCCCGCCTCGGCCTCCTCGTCGCCGTCGGCCTCGTCCTGGCGCTGGCCCGGTGGCGGACCGGGGCGCTCTGGCTCCCCATCGGCCTCCATGCGGGATGGATCGTCGCGGAGCGGGCCGGGCACAAGCTCACCCAGGGCCTCCCCGGCCACTGGGCGGGCGGCGATTTCTCGACCAACCCCCTCAGCTTCCTCTTCGTCGCCGTCGCGGCCCTCGTCGTATGGAAATGGCCCGCCTCCTCCTCGAAGTAG